One window of Vanessa cardui chromosome 5, ilVanCard2.1, whole genome shotgun sequence genomic DNA carries:
- the LOC124529951 gene encoding uncharacterized protein LOC124529951 isoform X3 codes for MLQSLLQPRDNQRPVAVRHERRRAEKRTGGRRPSQLPLQLGRGVEDATPSPDHRLRNELYVCGKVAALHAIVGSLLLGIVVLVVGLVQLSPGAEAAQHRYYLMGAGAALVGTGVLGAVLRCMCLHWYNIKLREEYDERVRSNQKNCVSVVESHHDHEHGRKEDRPKLKAQASVQDVDLIKQPSVASDT; via the exons aTGCTACAATCGTTGTTACAACCAAGAGATAACCAAAGAC CAGTCGCTGTCCGGCATGAGCGGCGGCGGGCTGAGAAGCGGACGGGCGGACGCCGCCCCTCCCAGCTGCCACTGCAGCTCGGCCGCGGCGTCGAGGACGCGACGCCCTCGCCAGATCACCGGCTGAGAAATGAGCTATACGTTTGCGGGAAG GTGGCAGCTCTACACGCAATTGTGGGATCTCTGCTACTCGGCATCGTGGTGCTAGTCGTGGGACTCGTGCAGCTGTCTCCAGGCGCAGAAGCGGCCCAGCATCGCTACTATCTGATGGGAGCTGGCGCGGCTCTAGTCGGCACTGGCGTTTTAGGAGCTGTGCTTAG ATGCATGTGTCTCCACTGGTATAATATAAAGCTTCGCGAAGAGTACGACGAAAGAGTTCGGTCTAATCAGAAAAATTGCGTGAGTGTCGTGGAAAGTCACCACGACCACGAGCATGGGCGCAAAGAAGACCGACCCAAGCTGAAGGCACAGGCCAGCGTTCAGGATGTCGACCTCATTAAACAGCCTTCCGTAGCCAGCGATACTTAA
- the LOC124529951 gene encoding uncharacterized protein LOC124529951 isoform X4, protein MLQSLLQPRDNQRLAVRHERRRAEKRTGGRRPSQLPLQLGRGVEDATPSPDHRLRNELYVCGKVAALHAIVGSLLLGIVVLVVGLVQLSPGAEAAQHRYYLMGAGAALVGTGVLGAVLRCMCLHWYNIKLREEYDERVRSNQKNCVSVVESHHDHEHGRKEDRPKLKAQASVQDVDLIKQPSVASDT, encoded by the exons aTGCTACAATCGTTGTTACAACCAAGAGATAACCAAAGAC TCGCTGTCCGGCATGAGCGGCGGCGGGCTGAGAAGCGGACGGGCGGACGCCGCCCCTCCCAGCTGCCACTGCAGCTCGGCCGCGGCGTCGAGGACGCGACGCCCTCGCCAGATCACCGGCTGAGAAATGAGCTATACGTTTGCGGGAAG GTGGCAGCTCTACACGCAATTGTGGGATCTCTGCTACTCGGCATCGTGGTGCTAGTCGTGGGACTCGTGCAGCTGTCTCCAGGCGCAGAAGCGGCCCAGCATCGCTACTATCTGATGGGAGCTGGCGCGGCTCTAGTCGGCACTGGCGTTTTAGGAGCTGTGCTTAG ATGCATGTGTCTCCACTGGTATAATATAAAGCTTCGCGAAGAGTACGACGAAAGAGTTCGGTCTAATCAGAAAAATTGCGTGAGTGTCGTGGAAAGTCACCACGACCACGAGCATGGGCGCAAAGAAGACCGACCCAAGCTGAAGGCACAGGCCAGCGTTCAGGATGTCGACCTCATTAAACAGCCTTCCGTAGCCAGCGATACTTAA
- the LOC124529951 gene encoding uncharacterized protein LOC124529951 isoform X2, translated as MLQSLLQPRDNQRPKMIGAMPAVAVRHERRRAEKRTGGRRPSQLPLQLGRGVEDATPSPDHRLRNELYVCGKVAALHAIVGSLLLGIVVLVVGLVQLSPGAEAAQHRYYLMGAGAALVGTGVLGAVLRCMCLHWYNIKLREEYDERVRSNQKNCVSVVESHHDHEHGRKEDRPKLKAQASVQDVDLIKQPSVASDT; from the exons aTGCTACAATCGTTGTTACAACCAAGAGATAACCAAAGAC CAAAAATGATTGGTGCGATGCCAGCAGTCGCTGTCCGGCATGAGCGGCGGCGGGCTGAGAAGCGGACGGGCGGACGCCGCCCCTCCCAGCTGCCACTGCAGCTCGGCCGCGGCGTCGAGGACGCGACGCCCTCGCCAGATCACCGGCTGAGAAATGAGCTATACGTTTGCGGGAAG GTGGCAGCTCTACACGCAATTGTGGGATCTCTGCTACTCGGCATCGTGGTGCTAGTCGTGGGACTCGTGCAGCTGTCTCCAGGCGCAGAAGCGGCCCAGCATCGCTACTATCTGATGGGAGCTGGCGCGGCTCTAGTCGGCACTGGCGTTTTAGGAGCTGTGCTTAG ATGCATGTGTCTCCACTGGTATAATATAAAGCTTCGCGAAGAGTACGACGAAAGAGTTCGGTCTAATCAGAAAAATTGCGTGAGTGTCGTGGAAAGTCACCACGACCACGAGCATGGGCGCAAAGAAGACCGACCCAAGCTGAAGGCACAGGCCAGCGTTCAGGATGTCGACCTCATTAAACAGCCTTCCGTAGCCAGCGATACTTAA
- the LOC124529951 gene encoding uncharacterized protein LOC124529951 isoform X5, with protein sequence MIGAMPAVAVRHERRRAEKRTGGRRPSQLPLQLGRGVEDATPSPDHRLRNELYVCGKVAALHAIVGSLLLGIVVLVVGLVQLSPGAEAAQHRYYLMGAGAALVGTGVLGAVLRCMCLHWYNIKLREEYDERVRSNQKNCVSVVESHHDHEHGRKEDRPKLKAQASVQDVDLIKQPSVASDT encoded by the exons ATGATTGGTGCGATGCCAGCAGTCGCTGTCCGGCATGAGCGGCGGCGGGCTGAGAAGCGGACGGGCGGACGCCGCCCCTCCCAGCTGCCACTGCAGCTCGGCCGCGGCGTCGAGGACGCGACGCCCTCGCCAGATCACCGGCTGAGAAATGAGCTATACGTTTGCGGGAAG GTGGCAGCTCTACACGCAATTGTGGGATCTCTGCTACTCGGCATCGTGGTGCTAGTCGTGGGACTCGTGCAGCTGTCTCCAGGCGCAGAAGCGGCCCAGCATCGCTACTATCTGATGGGAGCTGGCGCGGCTCTAGTCGGCACTGGCGTTTTAGGAGCTGTGCTTAG ATGCATGTGTCTCCACTGGTATAATATAAAGCTTCGCGAAGAGTACGACGAAAGAGTTCGGTCTAATCAGAAAAATTGCGTGAGTGTCGTGGAAAGTCACCACGACCACGAGCATGGGCGCAAAGAAGACCGACCCAAGCTGAAGGCACAGGCCAGCGTTCAGGATGTCGACCTCATTAAACAGCCTTCCGTAGCCAGCGATACTTAA